The segment GCTAGTCGTCTGAAAGGTTGACCCGCTAAACAAGGAGTTAGAGCTCTTCTGTTCAATTCAACCCTCGCTTGTGGAAACTCGTTGATTCTTGGATCCCTCGTCTCAACTGCTAGTCATCCCTAATAACGTTTCAACTCAGAATCAACTTCTCGTGACACGTAATCTCGTGATCGATAGGAATTTAGCGATCGAGATTTCAAAGGAACTGCCCTTTTTATTAACCGGGGGGTTAAAAACAGACGAAGTTAGCAAAAGTTCATTTAAGCTTAGCTACACTTTTAGCTATGATAACCGTCCTTGAGCAGAGCGGGACTTACAAAGTTAAAATTAACGAACCCGTTACGCCTGTAGATTTCGACTTTAACGGTTTGCCTAGTTCAAAGAAGGTGGAAGATCTAGGAATCTCTATCCAAGAGGATGAAGAGATTAACGTCGTAAAGAAGTTGGGACTGAGGGATCACGTTATAGGTCTAGGAGAGAAGGCCTTTGAGTTGGATAGAAGGAGAAGGAAGTTCGTAATGTATAACGTGGACGCCGGAGCCTTCAACAAGTATTCAGATCCGCTGTACGTAAACATACCCTTTATTATAATTGCAAATCAAGAAAGCGCTAGAGGATATTTCTTTAATTCGGCTTCAAAGTTAATATTTGATATTGGTCAAGGAAACTATGACGAAATTAGGATAACGATCCCAGAGGATGGCGCCGAGATCTTCGTGTTTGAGGGACCTAAGATTGAGAGCGTACTAGAGAGGTACTCTAAACTAACGGGTTTACCTTATCTTCCACCGTCTTGGGCGTTCGGGTACATGATCTCGAGGTTCTCCTATTATCCTCAAGAGAGAATAGTTGAGTTGATAGATTCCTTGAATCGAGAGGGGTTTCCGGTATCAGCCGTGTTCTTAGACATAGACTTTATGGACGCGTTTAAACTCTTCACTTGGCATCCTGAAAGGTTCAGGGATCCAGACAAGTTCATAAAAGAAGTTCACTCCAGAGGGGCAAAGATAATAACTATTGTAGACCACAGCGTTAGGGTAGATCAGAGTTACTCGGTGTTCAGATCGGGCTTGGGGCTTTACTGTGAGACCGATAGAGGAGATCTCTTCGTTGGGAAGCTGTGGCCAGGTAACTGCGTTTACCCCGACTTCTTCATGGCGGAAACTAGAGAGTGGTGGGCTAACTTAATCAAGGAGTGGATCTCTTCAGGTGTGGACGGTATATGGCTTGACATGAACGAGCCCACGGATTTCACCAAACTGTTTCAAGTTCGGGAGGTAATCAAACCTCCTCTCTCATTTAAAGAGAACCCTGAGCTTTACGTCTTCCCAGGAGGGGTTATGCATAAGCTTAGAGGTAAGGTTGTCAGACACGAAAGGGTTAGGAACGCTTATCCGTTGTATGAGGCCATGGCGACCTATCAAGGGATGAAAGGAGCTGGGAAGGAACCTTTCATTTTGAGCAGATCGGGTTATGCGGGCATTCAAAGGTACGCAGGGATATGGACTGGCGATAACACGTCCTCCTGGGATCAGCTCAAACTTCAGCTTCAGCTCGTTTTAGGGCTCTCTATATCAGGTGTGCCTTACGTTGGGATGGACATCGGAGGCTTTCAAGGTAGAGAGTTCCCTGAAATAGATAACTCACCTGAACTCCTCGTTAGACACTTTCAAATAGCGATGTTCTTTCCTTTGTTTAGGACGCACAAAAACAAAGACGGAATCGACACGGAGCCCATTTACCTACCCTCGCTGTATAAGGAGAAAGTAAGGAGCGTCTTTAAAGTGAGACATAGGTTCTTACCTTACTTGTACTCCTTGGCAAAGGAATCTCATGCTACAGGTCATCCTATTTTAAGACCCCTCTTTTATGAGTTTCAAGACGATGAGGACTCCTATAGGATAGATGACGAGTACATGATTGGTAAGTTCCTATTGTACGCCCCTCTCGTAACTAAGGAGGAAAGTAGAACCGCTTACTTACCGAGGGAGAAGTGGGTGGATTTCTGGACGGGTGAGGAACTGAGCGGATGGGTGAGAACCGAGGACGAGCTTCCCATATACGTAAGGGAAGGTTCTATAATACCTCTCTCTAACAGTGACCTTTTAGTGTGTGGTAGACCTCATATACCTTTCGACGGGATATCGATTGAGGACGATGAGCTAAAGTTTGAAACGCCTAGATACCTGAACTCGTTGATGATCAATGGAAAGAGCGGATGGATTACGATAAGTGTGGGGAAGGAAGTTAAGAGCGTCAACTTAGAAACCTTAGGGCAGTGATCTTACGTCAACTGTGAAGCCTAAGAGAAGCTCTGCGAACGAAGGGCGTAAAGAGGGAAAAAATTACTTCGCTTCGGTTAACACAGCCTTCTTCTGTTCCCTAGCCTGGAACCTATAGTTCCTCACAGTCATGGCGATTACTAAGTTAAGCACCGCCATCACGATTCCAACTGTGAAGATAAGGTCGAAAGCAGTTGAGCTAGGTAGAATCTCTACCATGTAAGTGCCGTCAAAAGGTAGGACGAAGGCCCCCTGATAACTTGACATTATCGAGGTAGTTATCACTGGACCTACAGCACTTCCTATGTTCCTTATCAGCGTGTTCATTCCTATCCCGACTCCTCTATCCTCTTGAGGAAGGGATACAGAGATCATATTCACTATGGGTATCATTAGGCAGAGTAGTCCTACCATTCCCACCATAGAGTCAATTGTTACGTCTGAAGGTGTAGATCTGTTAACTATTAACATGTAAAATCCGAGCATCATCACTAAGGAGCCGATAGCTAGGATAGGCTTTGGTCCTATCTTGTTGATAAGCCTACCTAACAACGGGCCTATTATGAACATAACTAAGGTGGAGGGGGCAAGAGTTAGACCGGCAGAGATCACGTCTAGATCTAAGCCAAATGGATGCGGAAGCTGTGTATAATATATTATCCCATAGAACAACGCTAAGATCATGATACCCGACACCAGCCCAGCTATGTTTGCCGCTAACACGTTCCTTATCTTCAATAACCTAAGCTCTATAACCGGACTCTTAGCTCTTGGTTCGTACCACCCGAACGCCCCTAGGAACGCTATCCCTGGTATCAGTAGGGATAGTGACTGAAGGGAGAACCAGCCCCAACTGGACTCCTGAGTCAAGTAGATTAGGATAAGCGTCACTCCTGCGGTAAGTGTGGAGAACCCAACGTAGTCTATTGTAGCCTTTTTCCTGACGCCCGTATGAGGCACCATCTTTACCGCTAGGAAGAACAGCAACAGAGATATGACGAACGCTATGTGAAACGCGTATTGCCAGCCCAGATCTTGGTCGATAAACGCTCCTACTACTAGACCTAAGGCAGTACCTATTCCCATAGTTCCGCTAATTATACCCTGAGCCGTAGCGATCATCTCTGGGGGCAACACGTCAGTAATTATGGCCAAACTCAATGGGAACACCGCGAAGCCCAACCCCTGTAACGCTCTCGCAGCTATTAAGAAGTATATGTTGGGAGAAAACCCTGCCATAACTACAGCAACAGTGTAAAAGCCCATCGAAAGTAAGAACATCCTCCTTTTACCGTAAATGTCTCCTAGTTTTCCAAAAATCGGAGATACAACCGCTCCAACAATAGTGAAGGCTGAGGTGACCCACGCCACTAAAGTCTCCGTAGTGCTGAAGTCCTGCTGGATC is part of the Metallosphaera cuprina Ar-4 genome and harbors:
- the malA gene encoding alpha-glucosidase MalA encodes the protein MITVLEQSGTYKVKINEPVTPVDFDFNGLPSSKKVEDLGISIQEDEEINVVKKLGLRDHVIGLGEKAFELDRRRRKFVMYNVDAGAFNKYSDPLYVNIPFIIIANQESARGYFFNSASKLIFDIGQGNYDEIRITIPEDGAEIFVFEGPKIESVLERYSKLTGLPYLPPSWAFGYMISRFSYYPQERIVELIDSLNREGFPVSAVFLDIDFMDAFKLFTWHPERFRDPDKFIKEVHSRGAKIITIVDHSVRVDQSYSVFRSGLGLYCETDRGDLFVGKLWPGNCVYPDFFMAETREWWANLIKEWISSGVDGIWLDMNEPTDFTKLFQVREVIKPPLSFKENPELYVFPGGVMHKLRGKVVRHERVRNAYPLYEAMATYQGMKGAGKEPFILSRSGYAGIQRYAGIWTGDNTSSWDQLKLQLQLVLGLSISGVPYVGMDIGGFQGREFPEIDNSPELLVRHFQIAMFFPLFRTHKNKDGIDTEPIYLPSLYKEKVRSVFKVRHRFLPYLYSLAKESHATGHPILRPLFYEFQDDEDSYRIDDEYMIGKFLLYAPLVTKEESRTAYLPREKWVDFWTGEELSGWVRTEDELPIYVREGSIIPLSNSDLLVCGRPHIPFDGISIEDDELKFETPRYLNSLMINGKSGWITISVGKEVKSVNLETLGQ
- a CDS encoding MFS transporter produces the protein MDKKAQETLLILLSVSLLVNYVETMVVPAVPKIQQDFSTTETLVAWVTSAFTIVGAVVSPIFGKLGDIYGKRRMFLLSMGFYTVAVVMAGFSPNIYFLIAARALQGLGFAVFPLSLAIITDVLPPEMIATAQGIISGTMGIGTALGLVVGAFIDQDLGWQYAFHIAFVISLLLFFLAVKMVPHTGVRKKATIDYVGFSTLTAGVTLILIYLTQESSWGWFSLQSLSLLIPGIAFLGAFGWYEPRAKSPVIELRLLKIRNVLAANIAGLVSGIMILALFYGIIYYTQLPHPFGLDLDVISAGLTLAPSTLVMFIIGPLLGRLINKIGPKPILAIGSLVMMLGFYMLIVNRSTPSDVTIDSMVGMVGLLCLMIPIVNMISVSLPQEDRGVGIGMNTLIRNIGSAVGPVITTSIMSSYQGAFVLPFDGTYMVEILPSSTAFDLIFTVGIVMAVLNLVIAMTVRNYRFQAREQKKAVLTEAK